Part of the Yersinia hibernica genome, GCGTCGTGCCAGCAAACATGTACGCGGTAAGCTACAGAAAATAAACTAAAATCTCACTCTGTGCGCTTGGTCACGACACTGACTCTGGCGGCCAGCGCACACATCAATTCATACCCAACAGTGCCGGCGGCTTGCGCCACATTATCGATAGGCACATTTTCGCCCCATATCTCGACTTTACTGCCAATCTGCGCCGGTGGGCAGGGGGTTAAATCGACCGTCAGCATGTCCATTGAAATGGACCCTACGGTGTGGGTCAAAACGCCGTCTACCATTATCGGGGTTCCACTGGGCGCCAGACGGGGGTAGCCATCGGCATAACCGCAAGCCACCACACCAATGCGCTGCGAACTATTAGCACGATAGCGGCTACCATAGCCCACACCTTGCCCTGCAGATAAGGATTGCACCGCAATAATTTCACTGTGCAACCGCATCACTGGCCGTAAGCCCAGCCCGGCAATATCAGCCGTATCGCCACTGGGCGACGCGCCATAGAGAATAATCCCCGGGCGCACCCAGTCGTGATGGCTTTGCGGATAACGCAAGAGTGCCGCCGAGTTGGCAAAGCAACGAGCCGCTGGAATATGGCCACTGGCCTGTTGAATCTGAGCATATTGTTCATCGGCACCAATAACATTATCCGCATTAGCAAAGTGGCTCATTAAGGTCACTTCGGCCACATTGCTCAAACTTTTTGCCCATTGCCACACGGCCTGCGCCTGACCAATAGGAAAACCTAAACGATTCATACCGCTATTGAGTTTCAAGTAAATATTCAGCGGAGCCGTCAGGCGAGCGGTTTTAATCGCCTCCAGTTGCCAATCGCTGTGGACAGCAGTGGTCAGGCGGTAGTGATCCAACAGCACTAAATCTTGTGGCTGAAAAAATCCCTCAAGCAATAAAATAGGCCCTTTCCAGCCCTGTTCTCGCAGCAGGATGGCTTCGTGTAAATCCAATAAGGCGAATCCATCGGTTGCCGCCAACCCCGGCCAAACCCGCGCTAATCCATGACCATAGGCATTAGCTTTAACGACCGACCAGATTTTAGCGGTGCCGGCACGTTGACGAACAAGACTCAAATTATGGTGTAGCGCAGATAAATCTAACGTGGCAGATATTGGGCGAGGCATGCTTATTCCTTCCAAAGCCGTAGTCAGTCAGGCACAACCGATTGCCGCTTTCTCATCGGGTTGTGCAGCACGAATAAAGGTGTTAACGCACAGGATGAATGTCGTGTAATCGCGTCACATTCAGTGGCCGAAAACCGACGCGATAGCGTGACACTGCCAGGTCATCCGCCAAGATAGCCGGTCGCCTGCCATACATTATATCGGCCAATAATTGGCCGGAACCGCAGGCCATGGTCCAGCCCAAAGTGCCATGACCGGTATTGAGATAAAGGTTTTTAAGTGAAGTGCGGCCCACAATCGGTGTGCCATCCGGTGTCATCGGGCGCAAGCCGGCCCAAAACGTGGCCTGGCTGATATTGCCGCCATGGGGATACAAATCCCCCACCACCATTTCCAAGGTTTCTCGGCGCGCTTGTTCCAGTTGCAGGTTGAACCCGACAATTTCTGCCATGCCGCCAACCCGAATGCGGTCATCAAAACGAGTGATGGCAATCTTATAAGTTTCATCCAGCACCGTGGAAAATGGCGCAGAAGCCGGATCAGTGATGGGAATAGTGAGGGAATAACCTTTTAGTGGATAAACCGGAATAGACACCAACCCCGCCAACAAGGCGGTAGAATAAGCGCCAAAAGCCACCACATAAGCATCGGCTTTAATAATATCATCGCCACACAATACACCCGCGATGTTATCCCCCTCCACCAGCAGTTTATCCACTGAGCGATTGAACATAAATTTCACCCCAGCCTGCTCAGCCATTTTTGCCAGCCGTTCAGTAAACAGCTTGCAGTCCCCAGTTTCATCATTAGGTAGACGCAAACCACCGGTGAGTTTATGTGCAACTTTTGCCAATGCGGGTTCCACGGTGGCTAATTGACTCGCAGTTAATAGTGAATACGGCACGCCAGCATCATCTAATACCGCAATATCTTTGGCGGCATTATCAAATTGCTGTTCAGTGCGGAATAATTGCAGTGTCCCCCCCTGACGCCCTTCATATTGAATGCCAGTATCTTCGCGCAAGTCTTTTAAACAATCACGGCT contains:
- the dadX gene encoding catabolic alanine racemase DadX, which codes for MPRPISATLDLSALHHNLSLVRQRAGTAKIWSVVKANAYGHGLARVWPGLAATDGFALLDLHEAILLREQGWKGPILLLEGFFQPQDLVLLDHYRLTTAVHSDWQLEAIKTARLTAPLNIYLKLNSGMNRLGFPIGQAQAVWQWAKSLSNVAEVTLMSHFANADNVIGADEQYAQIQQASGHIPAARCFANSAALLRYPQSHHDWVRPGIILYGASPSGDTADIAGLGLRPVMRLHSEIIAVQSLSAGQGVGYGSRYRANSSQRIGVVACGYADGYPRLAPSGTPIMVDGVLTHTVGSISMDMLTVDLTPCPPAQIGSKVEIWGENVPIDNVAQAAGTVGYELMCALAARVSVVTKRTE
- a CDS encoding D-amino acid dehydrogenase translates to MRVVILGSGVVGVASAWYLAKDGHDVTVIDRQDGPAQETSAGNAGQISPGYAAPWAAPGVPLKAIKWMFQRHAPLAIHLDGSAAQLRWMWQMLRNCDTSHYMLNKSRMVRLAEYSRDCLKDLREDTGIQYEGRQGGTLQLFRTEQQFDNAAKDIAVLDDAGVPYSLLTASQLATVEPALAKVAHKLTGGLRLPNDETGDCKLFTERLAKMAEQAGVKFMFNRSVDKLLVEGDNIAGVLCGDDIIKADAYVVAFGAYSTALLAGLVSIPVYPLKGYSLTIPITDPASAPFSTVLDETYKIAITRFDDRIRVGGMAEIVGFNLQLEQARRETLEMVVGDLYPHGGNISQATFWAGLRPMTPDGTPIVGRTSLKNLYLNTGHGTLGWTMACGSGQLLADIMYGRRPAILADDLAVSRYRVGFRPLNVTRLHDIHPVR